In the genome of Nitrospirota bacterium, one region contains:
- the rplW gene encoding 50S ribosomal protein L23, whose translation MKNNHDLIIRPLLTEKSTLLRETKNQVAFEVRKDANKIEIKKAIEEALKVKVVSVNVMRVLGKTKRLGRFEGKKHDWKKAIVTLKAGEKMNLFEGV comes from the coding sequence ATGAAAAATAATCATGATTTAATTATCAGGCCTCTTCTTACCGAAAAAAGCACCCTTCTACGGGAGACGAAAAATCAGGTCGCTTTTGAAGTTCGTAAAGATGCCAATAAAATCGAGATTAAAAAAGCAATTGAAGAGGCTTTAAAGGTTAAGGTCGTTTCTGTAAACGTGATGCGTGTTCTCGGTAAAACTAAACGTTTGGGCCGTTTCGAAGGTAAGAAGCATGACTGGAAAAAGGCGATTGTGACGTTAAAAGCAGGTGAAAAAATGAATTTATTCGAGGGCGTCTAA
- the rplV gene encoding 50S ribosomal protein L22, whose translation MAEAKAILRHVHIGPRKARLVVDLIRGQRVEAALSTLRFLPQHAAKTIEKLLKSVVSNAEQKAIGDVDDLYVSKAFVDVGPVMKRFQPRAMGRAFEIRKRLSHITLVLSAQKEKNQLKDKTS comes from the coding sequence ATGGCAGAAGCAAAAGCAATATTACGGCATGTTCATATTGGCCCTCGAAAAGCGCGCCTTGTGGTTGATTTGATTCGAGGACAACGGGTAGAGGCTGCGTTAAGCACTCTTCGATTTTTACCCCAGCATGCGGCGAAAACGATCGAGAAACTTTTGAAATCAGTGGTTTCGAACGCTGAACAGAAAGCCATTGGAGACGTCGATGATTTATATGTCAGCAAAGCCTTTGTAGATGTGGGGCCCGTTATGAAGCGCTTTCAACCGCGAGCTATGGGGCGTGCGTTTGAGATTCGAAAACGGTTAAGCCATATTACGTTGGTTCTTTCGGCTCAAAAAGAAAAAAACCAGTTAAAGGATAAAACCAGTTAA
- the rplC gene encoding 50S ribosomal protein L3 yields MINGMMGQKLGMTQIYNEKGKLVPVTIIQLGPCKIVQIKNIEKDGYSAAQIGFQEKKPKNVTKPLMGHFNLAKSSPYQFLREFKGDLSDVALGQVILADLFSKGEKIDVQGVSKGKGFQGVMKRHHFRGGPATHGSMFHRAPGSIGASSFPSRVWKNQRMGGHMGDRTVTTQSLEVVEVRKEENILFVKGAVPGSKGALLLLKKGIKQSGKVK; encoded by the coding sequence ATGATTAATGGAATGATGGGTCAAAAACTCGGAATGACTCAGATTTATAATGAAAAGGGAAAGCTTGTTCCCGTAACGATAATTCAGCTTGGCCCGTGTAAAATCGTTCAAATTAAAAATATTGAAAAAGACGGTTATAGCGCCGCCCAGATTGGTTTTCAAGAAAAGAAACCCAAAAATGTTACGAAACCTTTAATGGGACATTTTAACCTTGCTAAAAGTTCGCCTTACCAATTTTTAAGAGAGTTTAAGGGGGACCTTTCTGATGTCGCTTTGGGGCAAGTCATCCTGGCCGATCTTTTTTCGAAAGGTGAAAAGATTGATGTTCAAGGGGTCTCAAAAGGAAAAGGATTTCAAGGGGTAATGAAAAGACATCATTTTCGGGGGGGGCCAGCCACGCACGGTTCGATGTTCCATCGGGCGCCGGGTTCAATCGGGGCCAGCTCTTTTCCTTCCAGGGTTTGGAAAAACCAGCGAATGGGCGGACACATGGGAGACCGGACTGTCACAACTCAATCCCTGGAAGTTGTAGAAGTTCGTAAAGAAGAAAACATTTTATTTGTGAAAGGGGCTGTTCCGGGGTCCAAAGGGGCGCTGCTTCTTTTAAAAAAAGGAATCAAGCAGTCAGGGAAGGTGAAATAA
- the rplP gene encoding 50S ribosomal protein L16 → MLSPKKVKHRKMMKGRMNGKAYRGADLAFGEFGLKAMEPGWVTSRQIEAARIAMTRYIKRGGKIWIRIFPDKPITKKPAETRMGKGKGNPEYWVAVVKPGRILYEMDGVTRAVAEEALRLAAFKLPIATKLIERGVI, encoded by the coding sequence ATGCTTAGCCCAAAAAAAGTTAAACATCGTAAGATGATGAAAGGGAGAATGAATGGAAAAGCTTATCGGGGAGCTGACCTGGCTTTCGGTGAGTTTGGCTTAAAAGCCATGGAGCCAGGGTGGGTGACCAGCCGGCAAATTGAAGCTGCCCGTATTGCGATGACGCGCTATATTAAAAGAGGAGGGAAGATCTGGATACGGATTTTTCCCGATAAGCCTATTACCAAGAAACCTGCGGAAACCCGTATGGGAAAAGGAAAAGGGAATCCTGAATATTGGGTGGCTGTCGTTAAACCGGGCCGAATTTTATACGAAATGGATGGCGTAACCCGGGCAGTTGCCGAAGAAGCTTTACGGTTGGCCGCGTTTAAATTGCCCATCGCCACCAAGCTGATTGAACGGGGAGTCATCTAA
- the rplB gene encoding 50S ribosomal protein L2, with translation MAIKEFKPTSPGRRSMTVSTFEELTKVEPEKSLLVRIPSTGGRNNRGKITRRHQGGGHKRIYRLIDFKRDKWDIPAKVASIEYDPNRSARIALLHYRDGEKRYILAPNGLKAGDPVFSGQNNIDIKPGNAMPLKVIPLGSIIHNIELKVGKGGQLVRSAGGSAQLMAKEGKYVQIRLGSGEVRLVQAECFATIGQVGNLDHENIVVGKAGRSRWLGIRPRVRGVAMNPVDHPHGGGEGKAGQGNPHPVSPWGMLTKGYKTRRRKLTTRFIVKRRK, from the coding sequence ATGGCGATTAAAGAGTTTAAGCCGACTTCTCCGGGAAGAAGGTCTATGACGGTTTCGACCTTTGAGGAATTAACAAAAGTCGAACCTGAAAAAAGTTTGCTTGTCCGTATTCCTTCAACCGGAGGAAGAAACAATAGAGGAAAAATTACCCGGCGGCATCAAGGCGGGGGACATAAGCGGATTTACCGTTTGATTGATTTCAAACGGGATAAATGGGATATTCCGGCGAAAGTTGCCTCCATTGAATATGATCCCAACCGATCTGCGCGGATCGCATTGCTTCATTATCGGGACGGGGAAAAGAGATATATTCTCGCACCCAATGGATTAAAAGCGGGAGATCCAGTTTTTTCGGGCCAGAACAATATCGATATTAAACCAGGAAACGCCATGCCGCTGAAGGTTATTCCTTTGGGGAGTATTATTCATAATATTGAATTAAAAGTGGGTAAGGGCGGACAACTGGTTCGAAGTGCGGGGGGATCGGCTCAACTCATGGCCAAAGAAGGAAAATATGTGCAAATCCGTCTGGGTTCAGGCGAGGTAAGGCTCGTTCAGGCCGAATGTTTTGCGACCATTGGTCAGGTCGGAAATCTGGACCATGAAAATATTGTAGTCGGAAAGGCCGGCAGGTCAAGATGGTTGGGAATAAGGCCCAGAGTCCGAGGGGTCGCGATGAACCCGGTTGATCACCCGCATGGAGGAGGAGAAGGAAAAGCTGGCCAGGGAAACCCTCACCCTGTTTCCCCCTGGGGCATGTTGACCAAAGGATACAAGACGAGAAGAAGAAAGTTAACAACTCGTTTTATTGTTAAAAGAAGGAAATAG
- the rpsJ gene encoding 30S ribosomal protein S10 has product MDQSLIDIVDTAKRTGAKISGPIPLPTKINKYTVLRSPHVDKKSREQFEIRTHKRLLDILNPSQDTVDALMKLNLSAGVDVEIKL; this is encoded by the coding sequence TTGGACCAGTCGCTTATCGATATTGTCGATACAGCGAAAAGAACCGGCGCGAAAATTTCGGGCCCTATTCCTTTGCCGACAAAAATCAATAAATATACGGTTTTAAGGTCTCCGCATGTCGATAAAAAGTCGAGAGAGCAGTTTGAAATCCGGACACATAAAAGATTGCTGGATATATTGAACCCCAGCCAGGATACGGTCGATGCGTTAATGAAATTAAATTTGTCGGCGGGTGTTGACGTTGAAATTAAGTTATAG
- a CDS encoding 30S ribosomal protein S12 → MPTINQLIRIGRESAKGKTKSPALKQCPQRRGVCVRVYTTTPKKPNSALRKVARVRLTNGMEITSYIPGVGHNLQEHSIVLVRGGKVKDLPGVRYHIVRGTLDTVGVQNRKQGRSKYGAKRPK, encoded by the coding sequence GTGCCTACAATAAATCAACTGATCCGCATAGGTCGCGAAAGCGCAAAAGGGAAGACGAAAAGTCCCGCGTTAAAACAATGCCCGCAACGGCGGGGGGTGTGCGTAAGAGTGTATACAACGACGCCGAAAAAACCGAATTCCGCGTTAAGAAAGGTTGCGAGGGTCAGGTTAACCAATGGAATGGAAATTACCTCCTATATTCCAGGAGTGGGCCATAATTTACAGGAACATTCGATTGTGTTGGTGAGGGGCGGAAAAGTAAAAGATCTTCCCGGCGTTCGTTATCACATTGTCAGAGGGACTTTAGATACTGTCGGGGTGCAAAACAGAAAACAAGGACGTTCCAAATATGGAGCAAAACGTCCAAAATAA
- the tuf gene encoding elongation factor Tu, producing MAKTKFERTKPHINVGTIGHVDHGKTTLTAAITKVLASRKWAEFLAYDQIDKAPEERERGITIAIAHVEYQTANRHYAHVDCPGHADYVKNMITGAAQMDGAILVVSAADGPMPQTREHILLARQVGVPYIVVFMNKADMVDDKELLELVELEVRELLSKYNFPGDEIPIVKGSALKALECGCGKEECPACGVIFELMKAVDTYIPTPTRELDKPFLMPVEDVFSISGRGTVVTGRIERGVVKVGEEIEIVGMRPTQKTIVTGVEMFRKILDQGQAGDNVGVLLRGTKKEDVDRGMVLSKPGAITPHTKFKAEAYILTKEEGGRHTPFFKGYRPQFYFRTTDVTGVVELPAGVEMVMPGDNISISVELITPIAMEKGLKFAIREGGRTVGAGVITEITA from the coding sequence ATGGCGAAGACAAAGTTTGAGCGGACGAAGCCTCATATTAACGTTGGGACGATTGGGCACGTTGATCATGGGAAGACGACGTTAACGGCGGCGATCACGAAGGTATTGGCGTCACGGAAGTGGGCGGAATTTCTGGCGTATGATCAGATTGACAAAGCGCCTGAGGAGCGGGAGCGTGGGATTACGATTGCGATTGCGCATGTTGAGTATCAGACGGCGAACCGTCACTATGCGCATGTGGATTGTCCTGGACATGCGGACTACGTCAAGAACATGATCACGGGAGCGGCTCAGATGGACGGAGCGATTTTGGTGGTGAGTGCGGCGGACGGGCCGATGCCACAGACGCGGGAGCATATCCTGCTTGCCCGGCAGGTTGGGGTTCCCTACATTGTGGTGTTCATGAACAAAGCGGACATGGTAGATGACAAAGAGCTGTTGGAGTTGGTTGAATTAGAAGTTCGCGAGCTGTTAAGCAAATACAACTTTCCTGGGGATGAGATTCCGATTGTCAAAGGGTCGGCCTTAAAGGCGCTGGAATGTGGATGCGGGAAAGAAGAGTGTCCGGCCTGCGGAGTTATTTTTGAATTAATGAAAGCGGTGGATACGTATATACCGACACCGACCCGTGAATTAGACAAACCCTTTTTAATGCCTGTTGAAGACGTTTTTAGCATTTCCGGACGCGGGACGGTGGTGACCGGAAGAATTGAAAGAGGCGTGGTTAAGGTTGGCGAAGAGATCGAGATTGTGGGAATGCGGCCGACACAGAAGACGATCGTCACCGGGGTGGAGATGTTTCGAAAGATATTAGATCAGGGTCAGGCAGGAGACAACGTCGGGGTTCTGCTTCGCGGGACGAAGAAAGAGGACGTTGACCGGGGGATGGTGTTATCGAAGCCCGGGGCGATTACGCCGCACACGAAGTTTAAAGCGGAAGCCTACATCTTAACGAAAGAGGAAGGGGGAAGACACACCCCTTTTTTCAAGGGATACCGGCCGCAGTTTTACTTTAGGACGACGGACGTGACCGGGGTGGTGGAATTGCCTGCGGGAGTTGAGATGGTGATGCCTGGAGACAATATCAGCATCAGCGTGGAATTGATCACGCCGATTGCGATGGAGAAGGGGCTGAAGTTTGCGATCCGTGAAGGAGGACGAACCGTCGGCGCGGGTGTGATTACAGAAATTACCGCTTAA
- the rplD gene encoding 50S ribosomal protein L4: MELSIVNLKNENTGTLILDPRIFELALNKGLIHEVVVMQQACLRQGTASTKTKGFVRGGGKKPWKQKGTGRARAGSIRSPLWRGGGTIFGPTPRDYSYSMPKKKVRLALCIMLAEKAREGELKILKDWEGIDSKTKTFSKILDQLNLLDTTLVVNEMENENLIRSSANISRVTVTRPEGLNVLDLVSHKNLVVTPGSLTKIVEVWGK; encoded by the coding sequence GTGGAACTTTCGATTGTTAATTTAAAAAACGAAAATACTGGGACCCTGATCCTCGATCCCCGTATCTTTGAGCTTGCTTTAAACAAAGGGTTGATTCATGAAGTCGTTGTCATGCAGCAGGCTTGTCTCCGGCAGGGGACCGCTTCTACCAAGACAAAAGGTTTCGTCAGGGGTGGTGGAAAGAAACCATGGAAACAAAAGGGTACCGGCCGGGCAAGAGCGGGTTCTATCCGATCGCCTTTATGGAGAGGGGGAGGGACGATTTTTGGGCCCACGCCACGAGATTACTCCTACTCCATGCCGAAAAAGAAGGTACGGTTGGCGCTTTGTATTATGCTGGCCGAGAAAGCCAGAGAAGGGGAATTGAAAATTTTAAAAGACTGGGAAGGAATTGATTCGAAAACAAAAACCTTTTCTAAAATTCTTGATCAGCTCAATCTTTTAGATACCACGCTTGTCGTCAATGAAATGGAAAACGAGAATTTAATCCGTTCTTCAGCGAATATTTCCAGGGTAACCGTTACCAGACCAGAAGGTTTAAATGTTTTAGATTTAGTGAGCCATAAAAATTTGGTGGTTACGCCGGGGAGTTTAACTAAAATCGTAGAGGTCTGGGGAAAATGA
- the rpsG gene encoding 30S ribosomal protein S7 — protein sequence MPRRKVTVKREILPDPIFNDRLVAKFINAVMKKGKKSTAESLCYDSFEVIKNKTGNDPLKVFKTAIDNIKPAVEVKSRRVGGASYQVPVDVRPSRKISLALRWLLAYAKQRAGKSFEEKLASEILDASNNTGGAIKKKEDTHKMAEANKAFAHFRW from the coding sequence ATGCCTAGAAGAAAAGTAACTGTAAAAAGAGAGATTTTGCCCGATCCGATTTTTAATGACCGGCTCGTAGCCAAATTCATCAACGCCGTGATGAAAAAAGGTAAAAAGAGCACCGCTGAATCGCTCTGCTACGATTCGTTTGAAGTCATTAAAAATAAGACGGGAAATGATCCTTTAAAAGTTTTCAAAACAGCGATTGATAATATTAAACCAGCTGTTGAAGTTAAATCCAGACGGGTGGGTGGAGCTTCTTACCAGGTTCCGGTTGATGTCCGTCCCTCTCGAAAAATTTCATTGGCGCTCCGCTGGCTTTTGGCTTATGCCAAACAAAGAGCTGGAAAATCGTTTGAAGAAAAGCTGGCATCCGAAATATTGGACGCTTCGAACAATACGGGCGGAGCTATTAAAAAGAAAGAGGACACGCATAAAATGGCAGAGGCGAATAAAGCCTTCGCTCATTTTAGATGGTAG
- the rpsQ gene encoding 30S ribosomal protein S17, whose product MTENKELSKKKKIFIGKVISNKMDKTAVIEIQRTIVHPQYQKVVKRFTRLKAHDQDNQCKIGDQVKIIETRPLSKEKNWKVIDIISSAPQKAKGAEAGE is encoded by the coding sequence ATGACGGAGAATAAAGAGCTTTCCAAAAAGAAAAAAATTTTTATAGGAAAAGTAATCAGCAATAAGATGGATAAGACGGCCGTGATTGAAATCCAGCGAACCATTGTTCATCCCCAATATCAAAAGGTGGTGAAGCGTTTTACCCGGTTAAAGGCGCATGATCAGGATAATCAATGCAAAATCGGGGATCAGGTTAAAATTATCGAAACGCGTCCATTGAGCAAAGAGAAGAATTGGAAGGTCATCGATATCATCAGTTCTGCCCCTCAAAAAGCCAAAGGCGCGGAAGCGGGAGAATAG
- the rpsS gene encoding 30S ribosomal protein S19 — MPRSIKKGPFIDERLLKRVEKMNVTMEKRIIKTWARRSTIVPEMIGHTFAVHNGRKFIPVYISENTVGHKLGEFSPTRFFKGHGAAKTEKAAPIK; from the coding sequence ATGCCGAGATCTATAAAAAAAGGTCCCTTCATCGATGAAAGACTTTTGAAGCGGGTCGAGAAAATGAATGTGACAATGGAAAAACGGATTATTAAAACATGGGCAAGAAGATCGACCATTGTTCCTGAAATGATTGGGCATACTTTCGCCGTGCATAACGGCCGAAAATTTATTCCGGTTTATATTTCAGAAAATACGGTTGGACACAAGCTTGGTGAGTTTTCTCCGACCCGGTTTTTTAAAGGCCACGGAGCCGCAAAAACTGAAAAAGCCGCCCCGATAAAATAG
- the rplN gene encoding 50S ribosomal protein L14, with product MIQIYTMLDVADNSGAKKVMCFHVMGGSRKRYATVGDIITVAVKEAIPQASVKKGDVAKAVVVRTVKEVRREDGSYIKFDRNAAVLINAQGEPIGTRIFGPVARELRRKKFTKIISLAPEVI from the coding sequence ATGATACAAATTTATACCATGTTGGATGTCGCAGACAATTCCGGAGCAAAAAAAGTGATGTGTTTTCATGTGATGGGGGGGTCTCGAAAACGATATGCGACCGTTGGGGATATTATAACCGTTGCTGTGAAAGAAGCCATACCTCAAGCCAGTGTAAAAAAAGGGGACGTTGCAAAGGCGGTTGTCGTTCGAACAGTTAAAGAGGTTCGCCGGGAGGATGGTTCCTATATAAAATTTGACCGGAATGCTGCGGTATTGATTAACGCTCAGGGAGAACCGATCGGAACTCGAATTTTTGGACCGGTTGCAAGGGAATTAAGAAGGAAAAAATTCACGAAAATTATTTCTTTGGCGCCCGAAGTCATTTAG
- the rpmC gene encoding 50S ribosomal protein L29, giving the protein MKVKEFRNFSGEELEAKKGDIKKELFNLRCQIVLGKMENLARVRNLKRDVARIETVLKENKTGTNSPTQQVKP; this is encoded by the coding sequence ATGAAAGTGAAGGAATTTCGAAATTTCTCAGGTGAAGAACTTGAGGCTAAAAAGGGGGATATTAAAAAGGAACTCTTTAATCTAAGATGCCAAATTGTTCTGGGAAAAATGGAAAATCTTGCGAGAGTCAGGAATCTAAAAAGAGACGTCGCCAGAATTGAAACAGTTCTTAAAGAAAATAAAACCGGGACAAACTCCCCAACACAACAGGTTAAACCATGA
- a CDS encoding 50S ribosomal protein L24, whose amino-acid sequence MSLKKGDMIKIISGKEKGKQGKVLQVISKSQSVLIEKLNLIKKHQKPTQTNKQGGIIEKEAPIHVSNVILVCSHCNKMTRPKIKFLENSKKLRICKKCGEGIDKV is encoded by the coding sequence ATCAGTTTAAAAAAAGGGGATATGATTAAGATCATTTCCGGAAAAGAAAAAGGAAAACAGGGGAAAGTGCTGCAGGTGATTTCAAAAAGCCAAAGTGTTTTGATCGAAAAATTGAACTTGATCAAAAAACACCAAAAACCCACTCAGACGAACAAACAGGGCGGAATCATAGAAAAAGAGGCGCCCATTCATGTTTCTAACGTTATTCTAGTTTGCAGCCATTGCAATAAAATGACCCGTCCCAAAATAAAGTTTTTAGAAAACAGCAAGAAATTGAGAATTTGTAAAAAATGCGGCGAGGGAATCGACAAGGTCTAA
- the rpsC gene encoding 30S ribosomal protein S3 encodes MGQKVHPVGFRLGYIKTWSSKWYADKDYARLLHEDLKIRKIVKKKLFHAGVSRIEIDRSANQVKINIFTARPGIIIGRKGAEVDKLKAELEGIAKKQVYINIKEIKKPELDSQLVAESIALQLEKRIAYRRAMKKSVTTALRLGGLGIKISCAGRLAGSEIARTEWYREGRVPLHTLRADIDYGFAEAKTTYGQIGVKVWIYKGDILVDSEEAQNERRIERKYA; translated from the coding sequence TTGGGACAAAAGGTACATCCCGTTGGATTTAGATTAGGTTATATCAAAACGTGGAGCTCAAAATGGTATGCGGACAAAGATTATGCCAGGCTTCTCCATGAGGATTTAAAAATTCGGAAAATCGTAAAGAAAAAACTTTTTCATGCCGGGGTTTCCCGAATCGAAATCGACCGTTCTGCTAATCAGGTGAAAATTAACATTTTTACGGCAAGGCCTGGAATTATTATTGGCCGAAAAGGGGCGGAAGTCGATAAGTTGAAAGCAGAACTGGAAGGGATCGCAAAAAAACAAGTTTATATCAACATTAAGGAAATTAAAAAACCCGAATTAGACTCCCAACTCGTCGCCGAAAGCATTGCCCTTCAGCTTGAAAAACGAATTGCTTACCGAAGAGCCATGAAAAAAAGTGTTACCACGGCGCTCCGGTTAGGTGGTTTAGGAATTAAAATTTCCTGCGCCGGACGATTGGCCGGGTCTGAAATTGCCCGTACGGAATGGTATCGTGAAGGAAGAGTTCCCTTGCATACTCTCCGGGCAGACATCGATTATGGGTTTGCCGAGGCAAAAACAACCTATGGACAAATAGGCGTGAAGGTTTGGATTTATAAAGGCGATATTTTGGTAGATAGCGAAGAAGCGCAAAATGAACGCCGAATTGAAAGGAAGTATGCTTAG
- the fusA gene encoding elongation factor G: MERLYPLERTRNIGIMAHIDAGKTTTTERILFYTGITHKIGEVHEGTATMDWMEQERERGITITAAATTSFWKEHRINIIDTPGHVDFTIEVERSLRVLDGAVAVFDSVQGVEPQSETVWRQADKYHVPRIVFMNKMDRIGADFFESVKSLVDRLAAKPVCIQLPIGKEDYFRGSIDLIEMKGVFFDDETLGAKYVVSDIPPELLDQAKEYREKMLESIAEQDERVLEKFLNGEEITPVEIKRALRKGTMAMAFNPVICGASFKNKGVQLLLDAVVDYLPSPLDVPPTKGIHPQTKEEIVLRTSDDEKFAALAFKIMTDPFVGQLTFFRVYSGVLKSGSYVYNSTKDTRERIGRILKMHANKREEIKEVYAGEIAAAVGLRSSTTGDTLCEEDYPILLEVMNFPEPVISLAIEPKTKADQEKMGMALQKLGQEDPSLRLTSDEETGQTIISGMGELHLEIIVDRMKREFKVEANVGKPQVAFRETIRSKVQSEGKYIRQTGGRGQYGHVWLEIEPLEPGKGFEFVNKVVGGAVPKEYVSAVEKGVFEALQNGILAGYPVVDIKVTIFDGSYHDVDSSEMAFKIAGSMAVKSGALKANPALLEPIMNLEVIVAEEYMGDVMGDLNSRRGKIQGMRSRSAAQIIDALVPLAEMFGYATDLRSMTQGRATFTMQFAHYDIVPKNISDEIIAKTQGAKEQK; this comes from the coding sequence ATGGAAAGATTGTACCCCTTAGAACGTACCAGAAATATCGGAATTATGGCGCATATCGATGCCGGTAAGACCACGACAACGGAAAGAATTCTTTTTTATACCGGAATCACCCATAAAATTGGTGAAGTTCATGAGGGGACCGCTACCATGGACTGGATGGAGCAAGAACGGGAGAGAGGGATTACGATTACCGCTGCCGCAACCACTTCATTCTGGAAAGAGCATCGGATTAATATTATCGATACCCCCGGCCATGTTGATTTCACCATTGAAGTTGAACGGTCTCTCAGGGTGCTTGATGGCGCGGTAGCCGTTTTTGATTCCGTTCAGGGTGTGGAGCCGCAATCGGAAACTGTTTGGAGACAGGCGGATAAGTACCATGTTCCCAGAATTGTCTTCATGAACAAAATGGACCGGATAGGGGCTGACTTTTTTGAAAGTGTCAAGTCGCTGGTCGATCGTTTAGCGGCAAAACCGGTTTGTATTCAACTTCCAATTGGAAAGGAAGATTATTTTCGGGGGTCCATTGATTTAATCGAAATGAAAGGTGTTTTCTTCGATGACGAAACCCTTGGGGCTAAATATGTGGTCTCGGATATCCCGCCGGAATTATTGGATCAGGCAAAGGAATATCGGGAAAAAATGCTTGAATCTATTGCTGAGCAAGACGAACGGGTCCTGGAGAAGTTCTTAAATGGTGAAGAGATTACCCCTGTAGAAATCAAGAGAGCGCTTCGAAAGGGGACCATGGCCATGGCCTTTAATCCGGTTATTTGCGGCGCATCTTTTAAAAATAAGGGCGTTCAGCTTCTCCTGGACGCCGTTGTGGATTATCTTCCCTCGCCCCTTGATGTTCCTCCGACAAAGGGCATTCATCCTCAAACCAAAGAAGAAATTGTTTTAAGGACTTCGGACGATGAGAAATTTGCGGCGCTTGCATTCAAGATCATGACGGATCCTTTTGTAGGGCAGTTGACCTTCTTTAGAGTCTATTCAGGAGTCTTAAAATCAGGCTCTTATGTTTACAACTCAACCAAAGATACCAGAGAACGTATTGGCCGGATTTTAAAAATGCATGCCAATAAACGAGAAGAGATTAAAGAAGTGTATGCCGGAGAAATTGCTGCCGCTGTGGGATTGAGAAGTTCGACGACAGGAGACACGCTCTGCGAAGAAGATTACCCCATTTTGCTCGAAGTGATGAATTTTCCTGAGCCTGTGATTTCTCTTGCCATTGAGCCAAAGACCAAGGCTGACCAGGAAAAAATGGGGATGGCTTTGCAAAAATTGGGTCAGGAAGACCCCTCATTACGGTTGACCAGCGATGAAGAAACAGGCCAAACGATTATATCCGGCATGGGAGAACTTCACCTTGAGATTATCGTTGACCGGATGAAAAGAGAATTCAAAGTAGAAGCCAACGTTGGCAAACCACAAGTGGCTTTCCGTGAAACCATTCGTTCTAAAGTCCAGTCGGAAGGAAAATATATCCGGCAAACCGGTGGACGTGGACAGTACGGCCATGTTTGGCTGGAAATTGAACCTTTAGAGCCGGGAAAAGGGTTTGAATTTGTTAATAAAGTTGTAGGGGGAGCCGTACCAAAGGAATATGTTTCCGCCGTTGAAAAAGGGGTTTTTGAAGCGCTTCAAAATGGAATTCTGGCAGGTTATCCCGTCGTGGATATAAAGGTCACAATTTTTGATGGCTCTTACCATGACGTTGATTCTTCTGAAATGGCTTTTAAGATTGCAGGTTCGATGGCCGTAAAATCGGGAGCATTGAAAGCGAACCCGGCTTTGCTGGAACCGATTATGAATTTGGAAGTGATCGTTGCTGAAGAATACATGGGAGATGTCATGGGGGATTTAAACTCCAGGCGGGGAAAGATTCAAGGAATGAGATCCCGGTCGGCCGCGCAAATTATTGACGCCCTTGTTCCTCTCGCAGAAATGTTTGGCTATGCAACCGATCTCAGGTCAATGACACAAGGACGGGCAACGTTTACGATGCAATTCGCCCATTATGATATTGTTCCCAAAAATATTTCAGATGAAATTATAGCCAAAACTCAAGGGGCTAAAGAGCAAAAATAA